From a region of the Arachis ipaensis cultivar K30076 chromosome B09, Araip1.1, whole genome shotgun sequence genome:
- the LOC107618194 gene encoding splicing regulatory glutamine/lysine-rich protein 1, whose translation MFGGRGRSLLRFSQRLGFPQTTSFCTNAKGTTSSNANKNDVVPTTDERYRMLENLDMMTAAKILFSDNPNKKKFGYDFHLVQFFFACLPSLAVYLVAQYARYEMRKMEADVEKKRKQKEEEEAKEKEKEMELNPPEEKEAKSNLELVEVKERLEKLEETVKEIVVESKKQSDSNLAKNQVTDAEKKSPKSSEPNDASSSSQSNKAVGEDRLDKHNSPKSKPDLGEEGKSLKATPNPSHPDPKGQNQG comes from the exons ATGTTTGGTGGCCGAGGAAGAAGCTTGCTACGCTTTTCGCAGCGACTCGGTTTTCctcaaacgacgtcgttttgcacCAATGCTAAAGGCACCACTTCCAGCAATGCCAACAAAAACGACGTCGTTCCCACCACCGACGAAAGGTACCGCATGCTCGAGAATCTCGACATGATGACCGCCGCTAAGATCCTCTTCTCCGACAATCCTAACAAGAAAAAATTTGG GTATGATTTCCATCTGGTACAATTTTTTTTCGCCTGCTTGCCTTCATTGG CGGTATATTTGGTGGCGCAGTATGCTCGatatgaaatgagaaaaatggaGGCG GAtgtagagaagaaaagaaaacagaaagaagaagaggaagctaaggaaaaagaaaaagaaatggaatTAAATCCCCCtgaggaaaaagaagcaaaatctaATCTGGAGCTCGTGGAGGTGAAAGAGAGGCTTGAGAAACTTGAAGAGACTGTTAAGGAGATTGTAGTTGAATCAAAGAAACAATCAGACAGCAACCTAGCGAAAAATCAGGTAACTGATGCTGAGAAGAAGTCCCCAAAATCATCCGAACCGAATGATGCAAGTAGCAGTTCACAATCGAATAAAGCTGTAGGTGAAGACCGTCTTGATAAGCATAATTCTCCAAAATCAAAGCCAGATTTAGGTGAAGAGGGCAAGAGTTTAAAGGCAACTCCAAATCCTTCTCACCCAGACCCAAAAGGCCAGAACCAAGGTTGA